A section of the Leptospira semungkisensis genome encodes:
- a CDS encoding helix-turn-helix transcriptional regulator produces the protein MTTNAHTLNRQERIFIWGSRCLFAGYLPDLTLRRRAAATVCISLDGEFQVSLNDTDWINFRTALIPPMIDHSIRFSGQFCVLLFMDLSGPNYEFLRASNVEKENEGIFIYLREEEQLFNKINEILATDHVSEEELLELLNQIPPIPENESRMLDPRIQKIVDLITAMPHEDHSAKDLAEFAGMSISNLEHQFKKEVGIPFHSFRTWFRLKLTVYSLLHGMSHTDSAHRAGFFDSAHFTRTFRATFGLPPSEIFRSTRHLKSFIEVPASYVEA, from the coding sequence ATGACAACTAATGCACACACACTCAATCGCCAAGAGAGGATATTTATTTGGGGAAGTCGCTGCCTGTTCGCGGGATATCTTCCGGATTTAACCTTACGTCGAAGAGCGGCGGCAACAGTTTGTATAAGCTTGGATGGAGAATTTCAAGTTTCCTTAAATGATACCGATTGGATCAATTTTCGTACTGCATTAATTCCACCCATGATCGATCATTCCATCCGATTCTCGGGACAGTTCTGCGTATTGCTCTTCATGGATTTGAGCGGACCTAATTATGAATTCCTAAGAGCGTCTAATGTAGAAAAGGAAAATGAAGGAATTTTTATATACTTAAGGGAGGAAGAACAGCTCTTCAATAAAATCAATGAGATCCTAGCAACGGATCATGTTTCTGAAGAAGAATTACTAGAGTTGCTAAACCAGATCCCTCCTATCCCAGAGAACGAATCCAGAATGCTAGATCCTCGCATTCAAAAGATCGTAGATTTAATCACTGCGATGCCTCACGAAGATCATTCCGCAAAGGACCTGGCTGAATTTGCCGGTATGTCCATCTCTAATTTAGAGCATCAATTTAAGAAAGAGGTCGGTATTCCTTTTCATTCTTTTCGGACTTGGTTTAGACTTAAATTAACAGTTTACTCTCTTCTGCACGGAATGAGCCATACAGATTCCGCACATAGAGCCGGATTTTTTGACTCCGCACATTTCACACGTACCTTTCGTGCAACATTCGGGCTGCCTCCTTCCGAAATATTCAGAAGTACAAGACATCTGAAATCATTTATAGAAGTACCTGCAAGCTACGTGGAAGCTTAA
- a CDS encoding class I SAM-dependent methyltransferase: MIKQILDSKSENPNRALWEKGDFTEIAALMRQSGEVLVADLKIPSYFQVLDLGSGDGTTAIPIARTGAEVTGIDIAKNLVEAGNQRATEEGLTNLKFQEGDACNLQEVRDHSFDLTLSVFGAMFAPKPYDVASEMVRVTKPGGRIVMGNWIPNDPTSFVSQLFRISASFSPPPPEGFISPMTWGMKANVIDYFAKAGVKEGKISMLKDTYSFISQNKSPEDLIELLRKFYGPTMNAFEAAEKNDRVDELRTRFVELANQQNLNYNKGIYIPATFLRVIVHL; this comes from the coding sequence ATGATAAAACAAATCTTAGACTCTAAATCAGAAAATCCAAATAGAGCTTTATGGGAGAAGGGCGACTTTACAGAGATCGCTGCCTTAATGCGTCAATCAGGAGAGGTGCTTGTTGCTGACCTAAAGATCCCATCTTACTTTCAGGTTTTGGATCTAGGGTCCGGAGATGGGACTACTGCAATTCCAATTGCTCGAACAGGAGCGGAAGTAACCGGGATTGATATCGCAAAAAATTTAGTAGAGGCGGGGAATCAGAGAGCTACCGAAGAAGGTCTTACTAATTTGAAATTTCAAGAAGGAGATGCATGCAATTTACAAGAAGTCAGAGACCATTCTTTTGATCTAACTCTTTCAGTGTTTGGTGCAATGTTTGCTCCTAAACCATACGATGTTGCAAGCGAGATGGTCCGTGTTACTAAACCTGGCGGTCGTATCGTGATGGGAAACTGGATCCCAAATGATCCGACCTCGTTTGTATCTCAGTTGTTCAGGATAAGCGCGTCCTTCTCGCCACCTCCTCCGGAAGGCTTCATTAGCCCGATGACTTGGGGAATGAAAGCTAATGTTATAGATTATTTTGCGAAGGCTGGAGTGAAAGAAGGCAAAATCTCCATGCTTAAAGATACATATAGTTTTATTTCACAAAATAAAAGTCCTGAGGATTTGATCGAGTTGCTAAGAAAATTTTACGGACCAACGATGAACGCTTTCGAAGCTGCTGAGAAAAATGATAGAGTAGACGAACTTCGCACGAGGTTTGTAGAGCTTGCGAATCAGCAAAATCTAAATTACAATAAAGGCATTTATATTCCTGCTACCTTTTTGCGAGTGATCGTTCATCTGTGA